A window from Exiguobacterium marinum DSM 16307 encodes these proteins:
- a CDS encoding heavy metal translocating P-type ATPase has translation MGKRDVLPVSGITCTNCAAKIERDVTKHEEVASCQIDFATSRMVIEWIDPSERDVMLQSIEQTMERIEPGAKFVRAEDDQTEKRDVTLWRFLAATFIFSLALWTDSIPGYIVAYGLAGYDVVYGAFRNIWHREWFDEKFLMTIATIGAFAIAEYPEAVAVMLFYQLGEYVQGRAVRASRKSIQSLLNMRPTLARVLENEEEVERLPEDVSVGSYLVIRAGELVPMDGIVVTGASSMDTASLTGESVPRQVDAGEEVLAGMVNIEGRLIVQTTKLAAESSLQKMIALVEEANGKKAKTEQMITRLAKVYTPFVVVMAALVAFVPPFFVGNLEEWVYRALIFLVISCPCALVISIPLGYFGGIGAGSKRGILVKGGEYLDTLTEVDTVVFDKTGTLTTGRFEVTDVVTAGGVSVEELLYLAARVEVASNHPLAQAIVQRVGEVQAFESIQEEPGYGLHACDGEDHIYVGSARYMKRLGRAIDDSSVSTSVHVMKNDRWLGRVELMDTVKEDAFEAIQALKEAGYRTVMLSGDRREVAKKIGDQLGLDEVQGELLPHEKVEAVERMTATRKVAFVGDGMNDAAALARADVGLVMGGVGSDTAVTAADVVLMHDAPTDVVQAIQLGKRTKRVVWQNIFFAFGTKALVLLLGLFGIATMWEAVFADVGVALLAIANATRLLRMTK, from the coding sequence ATGGGAAAACGAGACGTGTTACCCGTGTCTGGAATCACCTGCACAAATTGTGCAGCCAAAATCGAGCGAGATGTCACGAAGCATGAAGAAGTGGCATCTTGCCAAATTGACTTCGCGACAAGTCGAATGGTGATTGAATGGATAGATCCTTCAGAGCGTGACGTGATGCTCCAGTCGATCGAGCAGACGATGGAGCGGATTGAACCGGGGGCTAAATTTGTAAGAGCAGAGGACGATCAAACTGAAAAACGTGATGTTACGCTCTGGCGCTTCCTCGCAGCTACTTTTATCTTTTCACTTGCTCTTTGGACCGATTCGATTCCGGGGTATATTGTGGCCTATGGATTGGCCGGATATGATGTGGTATACGGTGCATTTCGAAATATATGGCATCGAGAGTGGTTTGACGAAAAATTCCTCATGACGATTGCGACGATTGGGGCATTTGCGATTGCTGAATATCCAGAAGCTGTTGCCGTCATGTTGTTTTATCAACTTGGAGAATATGTGCAAGGACGGGCGGTGCGGGCATCTCGAAAATCGATTCAGTCTTTATTGAACATGAGACCGACCCTTGCTCGTGTGTTAGAAAACGAGGAAGAGGTTGAACGATTGCCAGAGGACGTTTCAGTTGGATCGTATCTTGTCATCCGTGCGGGTGAATTGGTACCGATGGATGGCATCGTTGTAACAGGTGCGAGCTCGATGGATACAGCCTCTCTAACTGGAGAATCTGTACCACGCCAAGTGGATGCAGGAGAAGAAGTATTGGCCGGGATGGTCAATATAGAGGGGCGTCTCATTGTTCAAACGACCAAATTAGCAGCAGAATCAAGTCTTCAAAAGATGATTGCGCTTGTGGAAGAGGCCAATGGGAAGAAAGCGAAAACAGAACAGATGATCACGCGACTGGCGAAAGTATACACACCGTTCGTGGTTGTTATGGCCGCGCTCGTGGCCTTTGTTCCTCCGTTTTTTGTGGGGAACTTGGAAGAATGGGTTTATCGTGCACTCATCTTCCTCGTGATTAGTTGTCCATGCGCACTCGTGATTTCAATTCCACTCGGCTATTTTGGTGGAATCGGAGCGGGTTCCAAACGAGGCATTCTCGTGAAAGGTGGCGAGTATTTAGATACGTTAACAGAAGTGGATACGGTAGTCTTCGATAAAACAGGGACGTTGACGACTGGACGATTTGAAGTAACAGACGTGGTGACGGCAGGCGGTGTCAGTGTGGAAGAACTGTTATATCTTGCTGCCCGTGTCGAAGTAGCGTCCAATCATCCGCTCGCGCAAGCCATCGTTCAGCGTGTCGGAGAGGTTCAAGCTTTCGAATCGATTCAAGAAGAACCTGGATATGGTCTCCATGCCTGTGATGGAGAGGATCACATTTATGTCGGAAGTGCACGGTACATGAAGAGATTAGGACGAGCTATTGATGATTCGTCCGTCAGTACGAGTGTGCATGTTATGAAGAATGATCGGTGGCTTGGACGAGTTGAATTGATGGATACGGTGAAAGAAGATGCGTTCGAGGCAATCCAAGCACTAAAAGAAGCAGGATATCGAACGGTTATGTTGTCAGGAGATCGCCGTGAGGTCGCAAAAAAAATCGGGGATCAACTTGGACTTGATGAAGTGCAAGGTGAATTGCTTCCACATGAGAAAGTTGAAGCGGTAGAGCGGATGACAGCTACCCGTAAAGTTGCATTTGTTGGAGACGGAATGAATGACGCGGCTGCCTTAGCTCGTGCAGATGTCGGTCTTGTCATGGGCGGTGTCGGAAGTGATACGGCGGTAACGGCGGCAGATGTCGTCTTGATGCATGACGCTCCAACCGATGTCGTTCAGGCTATTCAGTTAGGCAAACGGACAAAACGCGTTGTCTGGCAGAACATCTTCTTTGCCTTCGGAACAAAAGCACTTGTATTGCTTTTAGGATTGTTCGGCATCGCGACGATGTGGGAAGCAGTGTTCGCTGACGTTGGGGTAGCGCTTCTTGCCATCGCAAATGCGACAAGGTTACTTCGTATGACGAAATAA
- a CDS encoding ArsR/SmtB family transcription factor, producing MKVPQCETIGIQSEDVPTLQSALAQLDAPRVSRLFKAFADPTRLKVLYVLTLEHELCVCDVAAVIGHSNATASHHLRTLLEQGLVKYRKEGKVVYYSLDDEHVRQLVEIALAHSEEQKNV from the coding sequence ATGAAAGTGCCACAGTGTGAAACGATTGGAATTCAATCAGAGGACGTTCCTACGCTACAATCCGCCTTGGCGCAATTAGACGCGCCACGAGTCAGTCGATTGTTTAAAGCGTTCGCCGATCCGACCCGTCTAAAAGTGCTATATGTGTTGACGCTCGAACACGAACTTTGTGTATGCGATGTGGCGGCCGTTATCGGTCATTCAAACGCGACCGCATCTCACCATTTACGGACGTTACTGGAACAAGGATTGGTGAAGTATCGTAAAGAAGGGAAAGTCGTTTATTATTCATTAGATGATGAGCACGTGCGACAGCTTGTTGAAATTGCATTGGCACATAGTGAAGAACAAAAAAACGTTTAA
- the yhfH gene encoding protein YhfH, with translation MNEWASRLESSVEFYQKLPDKTCQECGNHMDEQCESYETTCASCTEKLQLAE, from the coding sequence ATGAATGAATGGGCGAGCCGACTCGAATCATCTGTCGAGTTTTATCAAAAATTACCGGATAAGACATGCCAGGAATGCGGGAACCATATGGACGAACAGTGCGAGTCATACGAAACGACTTGTGCTTCATGTACAGAGAAGCTTCAACTCGCAGAATAA
- a CDS encoding fluoride efflux transporter FluC — translation MTILWIASGAFIGAILRSTIGQVMKKWTDSTFPWATLFVNVTGSFGLGYLYAHTAQQSLILFLGIGFFGSFTTFSTLKLELMRFVTRDWIRFGLYLLTTYLFGLVAAYIGWSI, via the coding sequence ATGACTATTCTCTGGATTGCAAGTGGCGCTTTCATCGGTGCGATTCTCCGCTCCACAATCGGTCAGGTCATGAAAAAGTGGACTGATTCAACTTTTCCGTGGGCGACGTTGTTCGTCAATGTAACAGGTTCGTTTGGTCTCGGATACTTGTACGCGCATACCGCTCAACAATCGCTCATCCTCTTTTTAGGTATCGGATTTTTTGGTTCGTTTACGACTTTCTCGACTTTAAAACTGGAATTGATGCGGTTTGTAACGAGAGATTGGATTCGATTCGGACTCTATTTACTCACGACTTATTTGTTTGGATTAGTAGCGGCATATATCGGATGGTCAATATAA
- the crcB gene encoding fluoride efflux transporter CrcB, with protein sequence MLYIYVGLAGAVGALARYGLGLLVDSFETSPFPVATLFINLIGSFLLGWLTHRFLQAGKHSPQIVTIVGTGMIGSFTTFSTFSVETIQLVENDHALLAVAYVFLSITLGLWSSWFGYRIGTKTSTRGEVL encoded by the coding sequence ATGCTGTACATATACGTTGGGTTAGCAGGTGCAGTTGGAGCTTTGGCACGGTACGGACTTGGATTATTAGTCGATTCATTCGAAACGAGCCCGTTTCCCGTCGCGACACTGTTCATCAATTTAATTGGAAGCTTTCTATTGGGATGGCTGACGCATCGATTTCTTCAAGCGGGAAAACATTCTCCTCAAATCGTCACGATTGTCGGAACCGGAATGATCGGGTCATTTACAACGTTTTCCACGTTTAGTGTAGAGACGATTCAATTAGTTGAAAATGATCATGCACTTCTCGCTGTTGCATACGTGTTCCTAAGCATCACACTCGGTTTATGGAGTTCTTGGTTTGGCTATCGCATCGGAACAAAAACGTCGACAAGAGGTGAAGTCTTATGA
- a CDS encoding ornithine--oxo-acid transaminase, whose product MTKTHDVIEMTEKFGAHNYHPLPIVISEAKGIWVTDPEGNRYMDMLSAYSAVNQGHCHPKIIQALKDQADKITLTSRAFYNDQLGRFYDKVVALTNKQMVLPMNTGAEAVETAVKTARRWAYDVKGIPGQAEIIVCTGNFHGRTMAAVSMSTEAEYQRGFGPLLPGFKVVPYGDIEAFEAAITENTAAFIVEPIQGEAGIIIPPKGYLKRASELCKQHNVLFVADEIQSGLGRSGKWFAIEWEGVTPDMYILGKALGGGVFPISCVAADKEVLSVFNPGSHGSTFGGNPLASAVSVAALEVLEEEKLPERSLELGTYFMDRLKSIDNPMIRDVRGRGLFIGIELTESARPYCEALKERGLLCKETHETVIRLAPPLVITKEELDQAFEAIEAVLAPAAIS is encoded by the coding sequence ATGACAAAGACACATGATGTGATTGAGATGACAGAAAAGTTCGGGGCACACAACTATCATCCACTACCGATTGTTATTTCGGAGGCGAAAGGGATTTGGGTAACCGATCCTGAGGGGAATCGCTACATGGATATGTTAAGTGCATACTCTGCCGTTAACCAAGGTCACTGCCATCCGAAGATCATTCAAGCGCTCAAGGATCAAGCAGATAAGATCACGTTGACGTCACGTGCCTTTTATAACGATCAACTGGGACGTTTTTATGACAAAGTGGTAGCGCTTACAAATAAGCAAATGGTATTACCGATGAATACGGGAGCAGAAGCGGTCGAAACAGCCGTGAAGACGGCTCGGCGCTGGGCATACGATGTGAAGGGAATCCCGGGACAAGCTGAAATCATCGTCTGTACAGGAAACTTCCACGGACGGACGATGGCTGCTGTTTCGATGTCGACAGAAGCAGAGTATCAGCGTGGGTTCGGACCGTTACTACCGGGATTCAAAGTCGTACCATACGGTGATATCGAGGCGTTCGAGGCAGCAATCACAGAGAATACGGCGGCGTTTATCGTAGAACCGATTCAAGGTGAAGCCGGAATCATCATTCCGCCGAAAGGGTATTTGAAGCGTGCATCAGAGCTGTGTAAACAACATAACGTTCTCTTCGTCGCAGATGAGATTCAGTCGGGGCTCGGACGTTCCGGGAAATGGTTTGCCATCGAGTGGGAAGGTGTAACACCGGATATGTATATTCTCGGAAAAGCTCTTGGAGGAGGCGTCTTTCCAATCTCGTGTGTGGCGGCTGACAAAGAAGTCCTTTCAGTATTCAATCCAGGCTCACACGGCTCCACATTTGGTGGAAACCCCCTCGCGTCAGCTGTCTCTGTCGCAGCTCTTGAAGTATTGGAAGAAGAAAAACTCCCAGAGCGTTCGTTGGAGTTGGGAACGTATTTCATGGATCGTTTAAAGTCGATCGACAATCCGATGATTCGCGACGTTCGCGGACGCGGACTATTCATCGGCATTGAATTGACAGAGTCAGCTCGTCCTTACTGCGAGGCACTGAAAGAACGTGGTCTTCTCTGTAAAGAAACGCATGAAACAGTGATTCGGTTGGCACCACCTCTCGTCATCACAAAAGAAGAATTGGATCAAGCATTTGAAGCAATCGAAGCCGTACTTGCTCCGGCAGCTATTTCGTAA
- a CDS encoding sensor domain-containing protein yields the protein MSSLRDLSVDQFIDAFSVPCCYISQDGTVLLWNEHAEVLFGWEREEVLHQPLPVVQQLDHALETWTPLLLQYPFSTTAMTPFQHKDGSVIYATAYLQSFSLEEIYGYFLAFLPKGFGPLISTEQFNLLHHFQEMIKQSTHYLATNAKGEIVDANPLLCRLLDVTEQQLIGHSWFELIHDSSDRNGISRDVLTSLATNQIWNGELAISCKEHEQEPCWLNLTVVPIISEKKDVIQYTAFGFDVSEKKRLEKEVEFLAYQNELTGLYNKKGFLRRYDSILQQTDEREGLLHIALFDIDRFKIINESFGSRVGNELLIQIKERALHLIPESALLFHPTGGLFGVMFFEESKEEVFQVLRHLQHELQRPFRIYHHSIMVSISVGCVFYPSSTSSLEELYTRAESALFKGKQIGVGTIQFVTKDMDAAFSRQIHIEKAMYRALDEKHFYLEYQPKYELATDRLIGFEALLRWHHDELGQIPPSEFIPLAEEMALIVPINNWVILEATKQLKEWKDEFNQSLSMAINISPNQFRSESFLNTLRNIKQQFQLDPADVILEITESLVMQQTDEIIERMEQIKRLNYRLSIDDFGTGFSSLQYLKSFPVDELKIDKVFLDDWMTSKSHLLDVIVHLGKSLNLHVVAEGVEDKEMLAHLKSTDCDSFQGYLYARPASPSAIEQLLRSSKNSPNA from the coding sequence GTGTCTTCATTGCGTGATTTATCGGTTGATCAATTCATCGATGCTTTTTCTGTGCCTTGTTGTTATATTTCTCAAGATGGTACGGTTCTATTATGGAACGAGCATGCCGAAGTGTTATTCGGGTGGGAACGTGAAGAAGTCCTCCATCAGCCACTGCCGGTCGTCCAGCAACTTGACCATGCGCTGGAAACATGGACACCGCTCCTCCTTCAATATCCGTTCTCGACGACGGCGATGACACCATTTCAACATAAAGATGGATCGGTCATCTATGCGACCGCATACTTACAGTCCTTTTCACTCGAAGAGATTTACGGCTATTTCTTGGCCTTTCTTCCGAAAGGATTCGGACCACTCATCAGCACCGAACAATTCAATTTACTTCATCACTTTCAAGAAATGATTAAGCAGTCCACCCATTACTTGGCGACGAACGCGAAAGGTGAAATCGTCGACGCGAACCCTTTGTTATGTCGTCTGCTCGATGTGACGGAACAACAACTCATCGGCCATAGCTGGTTCGAGCTCATTCATGATTCAAGTGACCGAAATGGGATTTCACGTGATGTCTTAACATCTTTGGCCACAAATCAAATATGGAACGGAGAACTTGCTATTTCCTGTAAGGAACATGAACAAGAACCGTGTTGGCTCAATTTGACCGTCGTACCAATCATCAGTGAGAAGAAAGATGTGATTCAGTACACAGCTTTTGGTTTTGATGTCTCTGAGAAAAAACGTCTTGAAAAAGAAGTCGAGTTTCTCGCCTATCAAAATGAATTGACCGGACTCTATAATAAAAAAGGCTTCTTACGTCGATATGACTCGATTCTTCAACAAACCGATGAGCGTGAAGGCCTGCTTCACATCGCTTTGTTCGATATCGACCGTTTCAAAATCATTAACGAGTCATTCGGGTCTCGTGTCGGAAATGAACTCCTCATCCAAATCAAAGAGCGCGCACTGCACCTCATTCCAGAGTCTGCTTTATTGTTCCATCCAACAGGTGGACTGTTCGGTGTCATGTTCTTCGAGGAGTCGAAAGAAGAAGTGTTCCAAGTATTACGGCATCTGCAACACGAACTGCAACGACCGTTTCGTATTTACCATCACTCCATCATGGTATCGATTTCAGTCGGATGTGTATTTTATCCATCTTCGACAAGTTCGCTCGAGGAACTGTATACACGTGCTGAGAGTGCCCTTTTCAAAGGAAAACAAATCGGGGTCGGTACGATTCAATTTGTGACAAAGGATATGGATGCCGCCTTCTCGCGACAAATCCATATTGAAAAGGCGATGTATCGGGCACTTGACGAAAAGCATTTTTATCTCGAATATCAGCCAAAATACGAATTAGCCACAGATCGACTCATTGGGTTCGAAGCACTCCTTCGTTGGCATCATGATGAACTAGGACAAATCCCACCTTCTGAGTTCATCCCACTTGCTGAAGAGATGGCACTCATCGTCCCAATCAACAACTGGGTCATCTTAGAGGCGACGAAACAATTGAAGGAGTGGAAAGATGAGTTCAATCAATCACTCTCGATGGCGATTAATATTTCGCCAAACCAGTTCCGAAGCGAAAGTTTCTTGAATACGCTTCGAAATATCAAGCAACAATTCCAACTCGACCCGGCAGATGTCATCTTAGAAATTACAGAAAGTCTAGTCATGCAACAAACTGATGAAATCATCGAACGTATGGAGCAAATCAAGCGTTTGAACTATCGACTGTCGATTGATGATTTCGGCACCGGTTTCTCTTCTTTACAATACTTGAAATCTTTCCCGGTAGATGAACTCAAAATCGATAAAGTCTTTCTTGATGATTGGATGACGTCCAAATCTCATCTCCTCGACGTCATTGTTCATCTCGGGAAAAGCTTAAATCTCCATGTCGTCGCGGAAGGGGTCGAAGATAAAGAGATGTTGGCGCACTTAAAGTCGACGGATTGTGATTCTTTCCAGGGCTACCTATACGCCAGACCTGCTTCTCCAAGTGCAATCGAACAATTACTCCGGTCATCAAAAAACTCACCGAACGCATAA
- a CDS encoding basic amino acid/polyamine antiporter, with translation MKQNSAGIGFFGLAAMVVGTMIGGGAFNLPGAMAQGAGVGPVLIGWGITGVGMIMLAFVFQFLANTRPELEGGIYAYAREGFGKFVGFNSGWGYWMSAWIGTVANITLIFSTLAYFFPIFSAEHRLFRLFMSVVLIWGLFWLISRGMREAALLNIVTTIAKLVPIFLFIVFILFAFQVTTFQVDFWGETGFVWAEVFPQVKSTMLVTLWAFVGIEGAVVLSSRARHKKDVGRATVIGLIGTLLIYMMISIFSFGVMTQEQLAALPEPSMAYVLEAVVGPFGATLINIGLLVSLTGALLGWTILATEISYVASRDRVFPKVFNRLNKNDTPVNALFITQVFTQVVTVIALFSEQTYLVLSSIAGIAALVPYLFSALFGWIEAKRTTSLRMMMISGIASLYAAWLLYASGLEYVLIAMILYAPGIFVFLLAEREQGRPFLTRTQSMIALIILLCATYGVYGIWTASIAL, from the coding sequence TTGAAACAAAATTCAGCCGGAATCGGCTTTTTCGGTCTCGCGGCAATGGTCGTCGGGACAATGATTGGAGGGGGTGCCTTCAATCTCCCTGGTGCTATGGCACAAGGGGCCGGGGTAGGTCCTGTTTTAATTGGATGGGGAATTACGGGTGTAGGCATGATTATGCTTGCATTTGTGTTTCAGTTTTTAGCGAACACGCGGCCGGAGCTAGAAGGTGGAATTTACGCCTATGCCCGTGAAGGTTTCGGGAAGTTTGTCGGATTCAACAGCGGATGGGGGTACTGGATGTCGGCTTGGATTGGGACGGTAGCCAATATCACATTGATTTTCAGTACATTGGCTTATTTTTTTCCTATATTCTCAGCAGAACACCGACTGTTCCGATTGTTCATGAGTGTCGTCCTGATTTGGGGTTTGTTTTGGCTCATCTCACGTGGGATGCGTGAGGCAGCTCTTCTCAATATCGTCACAACGATTGCGAAACTCGTGCCGATTTTCTTGTTTATCGTATTTATTCTGTTCGCGTTTCAGGTTACTACGTTCCAAGTCGACTTTTGGGGAGAAACAGGGTTTGTTTGGGCGGAGGTGTTTCCACAAGTGAAGTCGACGATGCTCGTCACACTCTGGGCATTTGTCGGTATCGAGGGAGCGGTCGTGTTGTCATCGCGCGCACGTCACAAAAAAGATGTCGGTCGTGCGACGGTGATCGGTTTGATTGGAACGTTGTTGATTTATATGATGATTTCAATCTTCTCCTTTGGCGTCATGACACAAGAGCAACTTGCGGCATTACCAGAGCCTTCAATGGCATACGTGTTAGAGGCCGTTGTCGGACCGTTTGGCGCTACGCTAATCAACATCGGACTACTCGTTTCGTTGACAGGTGCGTTACTCGGGTGGACGATTTTGGCGACTGAAATTTCTTATGTCGCGAGCAGAGATCGTGTTTTTCCGAAAGTGTTTAATCGATTGAATAAAAATGATACACCGGTGAACGCATTGTTCATCACCCAAGTATTCACCCAAGTGGTCACAGTCATCGCGTTGTTCTCGGAACAGACGTACCTCGTCTTGTCGAGTATCGCCGGTATCGCGGCGCTTGTCCCCTATTTATTTTCAGCACTTTTTGGGTGGATCGAGGCGAAGCGGACGACATCATTGCGGATGATGATGATTTCCGGTATCGCTTCGTTGTATGCGGCTTGGTTACTCTATGCATCAGGTTTGGAATATGTCTTGATTGCGATGATTCTTTATGCGCCTGGCATCTTCGTTTTTCTTTTAGCAGAGCGGGAACAAGGACGACCGTTCTTGACTCGTACGCAGTCGATGATTGCCCTTATTATTTTATTGTGTGCGACATACGGTGTTTACGGAATTTGGACAGCCTCGATTGCCCTATAA
- a CDS encoding peptide ABC transporter substrate-binding protein codes for MRNKKWLALSGVALLATAACSTGDDSSSSEGSSSSDSKKEITMVSATDLPQLDPTLTTDSTSIIVTNNVFEGLYRLDENNQPTPGIAEDVEVSEDGLTYTFKLRDANWSDGSPITAEDFVYSWKRALNPETGAEYAYILQDLKNANKILAGEASLDDLGAKAVDEKTLEVQLEAPAPYFLGLTGFPTYMPQKQEFVEEQGEKFAMTVDQTLYNGPYVLSEWQDNAGWVYKKNPEYWDAENVKMDTINVKVVKDVSTGVNLFESGEADYTLLSSEFVPQFEDSDEFKTRADARINFLRFNQKNEYLQNVNIREALAKGFDKQSVTDVILTDGSEPANFIVAKDFTFTEDGADFREKHPDLLSYNVDEAKAAWEKGLQELGVETIELEFLSRDEEAFKKVNEFIKGELEKNLPGLTLNIKQQPFKNFLDLEGKGEYDVSAAGWGPDYQDPMTYLDMWVTDGPFNRMEYSNDEYDQLVQSAKKEADQMKRWESMQEAERILLEEDYAIAPIYQKGEAYLERSNIENMYRHPFGADASFKWLDVK; via the coding sequence ATGCGTAACAAAAAATGGTTAGCGTTATCGGGGGTCGCATTATTGGCGACGGCTGCTTGTAGCACAGGAGATGACTCATCAAGTTCAGAAGGTTCATCTTCGAGCGATTCGAAAAAAGAAATCACAATGGTATCGGCGACGGACTTGCCGCAGCTCGATCCGACACTCACAACAGACTCGACATCGATCATCGTGACAAACAACGTGTTCGAAGGATTGTATCGTCTAGATGAGAACAACCAACCGACACCAGGGATTGCTGAAGATGTGGAAGTATCAGAGGATGGTCTTACATACACGTTCAAACTACGTGACGCTAACTGGTCAGACGGTTCTCCCATTACAGCTGAGGATTTTGTCTACTCTTGGAAGCGTGCACTCAACCCTGAAACAGGTGCCGAGTATGCATATATTCTTCAAGACTTAAAAAATGCGAACAAAATTCTTGCAGGCGAAGCATCACTTGACGACCTCGGTGCGAAAGCAGTCGACGAGAAGACGCTTGAGGTGCAATTGGAAGCGCCAGCTCCGTATTTCTTAGGATTGACCGGCTTCCCTACGTATATGCCGCAAAAACAAGAGTTCGTCGAAGAGCAGGGCGAAAAATTCGCGATGACAGTCGACCAAACGCTTTATAACGGTCCTTACGTCTTGAGTGAGTGGCAAGACAATGCCGGTTGGGTCTATAAGAAAAACCCAGAGTATTGGGATGCAGAAAATGTGAAGATGGATACCATCAACGTCAAGGTCGTAAAAGACGTGTCAACAGGTGTCAACTTGTTCGAGTCAGGCGAAGCGGACTACACGCTCCTTTCATCTGAGTTCGTTCCTCAATTTGAGGATAGCGACGAATTCAAGACACGTGCTGATGCTCGAATCAACTTCCTTCGCTTCAATCAAAAAAATGAGTATCTTCAAAACGTCAACATTCGTGAAGCACTTGCGAAAGGGTTCGACAAGCAGAGTGTGACGGATGTTATCTTAACGGACGGTTCAGAACCAGCGAACTTTATCGTGGCGAAAGACTTCACGTTCACAGAAGACGGTGCTGACTTCCGGGAGAAACATCCAGATCTCCTCAGCTATAACGTGGATGAAGCAAAAGCAGCTTGGGAGAAAGGATTACAGGAACTTGGAGTCGAAACGATTGAACTCGAATTCCTCTCACGTGATGAGGAAGCGTTCAAGAAAGTCAACGAATTCATCAAAGGTGAGCTCGAGAAAAACTTGCCTGGTTTGACACTCAATATTAAACAACAACCGTTTAAAAACTTCCTTGATCTCGAAGGAAAAGGCGAATATGATGTCTCTGCCGCTGGTTGGGGCCCTGATTATCAGGATCCGATGACATACCTCGACATGTGGGTCACAGATGGTCCATTTAACCGTATGGAGTACTCAAACGACGAGTATGATCAGTTGGTTCAATCAGCGAAAAAAGAAGCTGATCAGATGAAGCGTTGGGAATCAATGCAAGAAGCTGAACGCATCCTTCTCGAAGAAGACTATGCCATCGCTCCGATTTATCAAAAAGGTGAGGCATACTTAGAACGCTCAAACATCGAAAACATGTACCGCCACCCGTTCGGTGCCGATGCAAGTTTCAAATGGCTTGACGTCAAATAA